CCGGGCGCTGGATTTCCTCCTGGAAAACGGTCTGGTACACCGCATTTCCTCGCTGAACGCCTTTGTCGGCTGCGTTCATCCGAAGCATTCGCACCAGGGCCAGTTCCTGATCTGCCGCGAATGCCACGCCGCCATCGAACTCGAGCAAAAAACCATCAGCGACGCGATCGTCCACAGCGCCAAGGACGTCGGCTTCATCGTCGAGGCCCAGACCGTCGAAGTGGTCGGCCTCTGCTCCGGTTGCCGGGGGGCTTGATGAGCGATGCGTTGATCCGTCTGGAGCAGGTGGCTGTCCGGTTTGCCGGGCAGAACGTGCTGGACAACATTCACCTGAGCGTCGAGCCGGGGCAGATCGTCACCCTGATCGGCCCCAACGGCGCCGGCAAGACCACGCTGGTACGCGCTGTGCTCGGGCTGCTGAAACCCGACAGCGGCAGCGTCTGGCGCAAGCCGAAACTGCGCGTCGGTTACATGCCGCAAAAGCTCCACGTCGATCCGACCCTGCCGCTGTCCGTCCTGCGCTTCCTGCGGCTGGTGCCGGGCGTTGACCGCCCGCGCGCGCTGGCGGCTCTCAAGGAGGTCGGCGCCGAGCATGTCATCGACAGCCCGGTGCAAAGCGTTTCCGGCGGTGAAATGCAGCGCGTTTTGCTGGCCCGGGCGCTGTTGCGCGAGCCGGAACTGCTGGTGCTCGACGAGCCGGTGCAAGGTGTCGATGTCGCCGGGCAAGCCGAGCTGTACAGCCTGATCACCCGGCTGCGCGACCGCCACGGTTGCGGCGTGCTGATGGTGTCCCACGACCTGCATCTGGTGATGAGCACCACGGATCAGGTGGTGTGCCTCAACCGTCATGTCTGCTGCTCCGGGCATCCCGAGCAGGTCAGTGGCGACCCCGCTTTCGTCGAGCTGTTCGGCAACCACGCGCCGAGCCTCGCGGTCTATCACCACCATCACGACCACGCCCACGACCTGCACGGTTCGGTGGTCAAGGGGCCTGTAAAAGGCCAACCTCACGTTCACGGAGATAGCTGCAAGCATGGCTGATTTTCTGTTCTACGCCCTGCTTGCAGGTCTGGCGCTGGCGGTGGTCGCGGGGCCGCTGGGCTCGTTCGTGGTCTGGCGGCGCATGGCCTATTTCGGCGACACGCTGTCCCACGCCGCACTGCTCGGCGTGGCGCTGGGTTTTCTGCTGGATGTCAGCCCGACCGTCGCGGTCACCGTGGGCTGTCTGCTGCTGGCGGTGCTGCTGGTCACCCTGCAACAGCGCCAGCCGCTGGCGTCCGACACGTTGCTGGGCATTCTTGCGCCGAGCACGCTCTCTCTCGGCCTGGTGGTACTAAGCTTCATGCATGAAGTGCGGATCGACCTGATGGCCTATCTGTTTGGCGATCTGCTGGCAATCAGCCCGACTGACCTTGCCTGGATCCTCGGCGGCAGCGCGGCGGTGCTGGTGTTGCTGGTGACGCTGTGGCGGCCGCTGCTGGCGATCACCGTGCACGAAGAACTGGCCCGGGTCGAAGGCCTGCCGGTGGCCGGATTGCGCATGGCGCTGATGCTGCTGATCGCGGTGGTGATCGCCGTGGCGATGAAAATCGTCGGTGTATTGCTGATTACGTCGCTGTTGATCATCCCGGCGGCTGCGGCACAACGTCACGCCCGTTCGCCGGAGCAGATGGCGCTGGGCGCGAGCCTGCTGGGCATGCTCGCCGTGTGTGGCGGGCTGGCGCTGTCCTGGTTCAAGGACACCCCGGCCGGCCCGTCAATCGTTGTGACGGCGGCCGCACTGTTTCTGCTGAGTTTTGTTCTGCCCCGTCGAGGGGTGTAGACTTGCTCGTTTTTTGCGCAAATAGAGAGTCGCAGGAATGAAGCCGTTCGCCTCCCGTTATCTGCTCCTTGTCGCATTTTCAGTGCTGCTGGGCGCCTGCCAAAGCACGCCGCCGGTGGCCGAAGCCCCCGATGCGCGGGCCACGGCCATCGCACAGCTGGAGCAAAGCCTGGCCAGCAGCGAACTGGCCACTGCCGAAGACCAGTTGGCAGCCTTGCAGGCCGAAACGCCCAATGATCAGTCCCTTGAGCAGTACCAGCGCCAGTTGGCCGAAGCCTATCTGCGCCGCAGTCAGATCGTCCTGCAGAAGGGCGATGTGAATGCTGCCGCAACCGCTCTGGCCCGGGCTCGCGCGCTGATGCCCAAGGCTCCGGCGCTGACCGGTGGCGTCAACGGCGCAATCACCGAAGCGCGCAAGGCTGAGCTGGAAAAAGCCGAAGCAGCGCTCCTGGCCGCCGAGGCCAAGCCGAAAGC
This genomic window from Pseudomonas kribbensis contains:
- the zur gene encoding zinc uptake transcriptional repressor Zur; this translates as MPITPIASRPHDHSHCVHSALSEADALCAQKGLRLTALRRRVLELVWQSHKPLGAYDILAVLSEQDGRRAAPPTVYRALDFLLENGLVHRISSLNAFVGCVHPKHSHQGQFLICRECHAAIELEQKTISDAIVHSAKDVGFIVEAQTVEVVGLCSGCRGA
- the znuC gene encoding zinc ABC transporter ATP-binding protein ZnuC — encoded protein: MSDALIRLEQVAVRFAGQNVLDNIHLSVEPGQIVTLIGPNGAGKTTLVRAVLGLLKPDSGSVWRKPKLRVGYMPQKLHVDPTLPLSVLRFLRLVPGVDRPRALAALKEVGAEHVIDSPVQSVSGGEMQRVLLARALLREPELLVLDEPVQGVDVAGQAELYSLITRLRDRHGCGVLMVSHDLHLVMSTTDQVVCLNRHVCCSGHPEQVSGDPAFVELFGNHAPSLAVYHHHHDHAHDLHGSVVKGPVKGQPHVHGDSCKHG
- the znuB gene encoding zinc ABC transporter permease subunit ZnuB; translated protein: MADFLFYALLAGLALAVVAGPLGSFVVWRRMAYFGDTLSHAALLGVALGFLLDVSPTVAVTVGCLLLAVLLVTLQQRQPLASDTLLGILAPSTLSLGLVVLSFMHEVRIDLMAYLFGDLLAISPTDLAWILGGSAAVLVLLVTLWRPLLAITVHEELARVEGLPVAGLRMALMLLIAVVIAVAMKIVGVLLITSLLIIPAAAAQRHARSPEQMALGASLLGMLAVCGGLALSWFKDTPAGPSIVVTAAALFLLSFVLPRRGV
- a CDS encoding PA5502 family lipoprotein, which codes for MKPFASRYLLLVAFSVLLGACQSTPPVAEAPDARATAIAQLEQSLASSELATAEDQLAALQAETPNDQSLEQYQRQLAEAYLRRSQIVLQKGDVNAAATALARARALMPKAPALTGGVNGAITEARKAELEKAEAALLAAEAKPKAKVIDPTAESTTVALNINDSRKLRRQLDAIAADVVNYDCAVSIQAPRTNDYPWLATLITKRVKKLDPDFDLQIEKQILRTVPAQMVLSPRKP